In a genomic window of Methanobacterium sp.:
- a CDS encoding ATPase, which produces MNKDLINVLQKTGVETRFISIMENEIFINNLKLSRFSRKKEEEFLNVYPEMKVVRSKIFQKICTRASRNLAHVIRPKEKIFLVKNDDPLNFALHAVLEPYKRKYGIELVFGSDINETIDLDVDSIALGLTLDHEAENILKLMINGEKIELLSFREFFNEKKVIYPLINIPRAWIFSWVENKPPEKFGQNYETPEDFLKFLETIIPDVRENLYKSALFISDRRGV; this is translated from the coding sequence ATGAATAAAGATCTGATCAATGTTTTACAAAAAACTGGTGTAGAAACACGATTTATCAGTATCATGGAAAATGAAATATTTATAAACAATTTAAAGCTTTCCAGATTTTCAAGGAAGAAAGAGGAAGAATTTTTAAACGTTTATCCTGAAATGAAGGTTGTGCGGTCCAAAATATTCCAGAAAATCTGCACCAGAGCTTCCCGGAATCTTGCACATGTCATTCGTCCAAAAGAGAAAATATTTCTGGTTAAAAACGATGATCCTCTTAATTTTGCACTTCATGCAGTTTTAGAGCCTTATAAAAGGAAATATGGTATTGAACTTGTTTTTGGAAGTGATATTAACGAAACTATAGATTTGGATGTTGATTCCATTGCACTGGGCCTCACACTTGATCATGAAGCAGAAAATATCCTCAAATTAATGATCAATGGAGAAAAAATTGAACTATTAAGTTTTAGAGAATTTTTTAATGAAAAAAAAGTGATTTATCCACTTATAAACATACCGCGAGCATGGATATTCTCATGGGTTGAAAATAAACCTCCTGAAAAATTCGGACAAAATTATGAAACTCCTGAAGACTTTTTAAAATTTTTAGAAACAATTATACCTGACGTTAGAGAAAATCTTTACAAATCTGCACTTTTTATATCTGATAGGAGAGGTGTTTAA